A stretch of the Tautonia marina genome encodes the following:
- a CDS encoding site-2 protease family protein gives MSDPFSWSISLGRWVGIPVRLHFLLIVFVVVKLLGATLLDGEGEVDLLETLAWLGLLALALGVHELGHAAASYRLELEPDDVRLWPLGNFQGPQPVSIARARESMAVALAGPLTSLSVAAILGVGLLFADARMTLNPFGSGGSGSGAPTIAGEPAEALGAIWLVGWFAYLNWVLFLANLIPALPLDGGRVLRAYLAGPSLTTTRDGLIAPWMARSFAVLLAIIGVIRLLFFSENAGGVELIGLAILIELMVRFEMRMLEDGGFYEDNLFGYDFSEGYTSLEGSGPKVRPYRENALARWRRRRSEARRHRQSIKEAAEERRMDEILAKIHDHGRDALTPEEQRFLTRVSTKYRKRPRSKG, from the coding sequence ATGTCCGATCCGTTCTCCTGGTCGATCAGCCTGGGCCGTTGGGTGGGTATCCCGGTCCGGTTGCATTTCCTGCTGATTGTCTTTGTGGTCGTGAAGCTGCTGGGGGCGACCCTGCTCGACGGCGAGGGGGAGGTCGATCTCCTGGAAACGCTCGCCTGGCTGGGCTTGCTGGCCCTGGCGCTCGGCGTGCATGAACTGGGGCACGCGGCGGCCAGCTATCGGCTCGAACTGGAGCCGGACGACGTGCGGCTCTGGCCCCTCGGGAACTTCCAGGGACCGCAGCCGGTGTCGATCGCCCGCGCCCGAGAGTCGATGGCCGTGGCCCTGGCCGGCCCGCTCACAAGTCTCAGTGTGGCCGCGATCCTCGGCGTCGGCCTGCTCTTTGCCGATGCCCGGATGACCCTCAACCCCTTCGGATCGGGCGGATCGGGCAGCGGGGCGCCGACCATCGCCGGAGAGCCGGCCGAGGCGCTCGGCGCGATCTGGCTGGTCGGCTGGTTCGCCTACCTCAACTGGGTTTTGTTCCTGGCGAACCTGATTCCGGCCCTGCCGCTCGATGGCGGACGGGTCTTGCGGGCGTATCTGGCCGGGCCGTCGCTGACGACCACGCGAGACGGCCTGATCGCGCCGTGGATGGCCCGGTCGTTCGCCGTCTTGCTGGCGATCATCGGGGTGATCCGCCTGCTGTTCTTCTCCGAAAACGCCGGAGGGGTCGAGCTGATCGGCCTGGCGATCCTCATCGAGCTGATGGTCCGCTTCGAAATGCGGATGCTCGAAGACGGGGGCTTCTACGAGGACAACCTGTTCGGCTACGACTTCTCGGAAGGCTACACGAGCCTCGAAGGCAGCGGCCCGAAGGTCCGCCCGTACCGCGAGAACGCCCTGGCCCGCTGGCGTCGGCGACGCTCGGAAGCGCGGCGGCATCGGCAGTCGATCAAGGAGGCCGCCGAGGAGCGCCGGATGGACGAGATCCTGGCCAAGATCCACGACCACGGCCGCGATGCCCTGACACCGGAGGAACAGCGCTTCCTCACCCGCGTCAGCACGAAGTATCGCAAGCGGCCACGGTCGAAGGGCTGA
- a CDS encoding bile acid:sodium symporter family protein → MRSLLLLLSLVILSSLAYAWPGLFGAEAFDPFLASRGALWALIALAMFAIGWRLPGDEVAQVALRWPSVLGGTAIQYVSMPLLAVATASVARLDADATVGLMLVGCVPGAMASNVLTLMARGNVSYSVGLTTAATLASPLVVPLVLRWTLGAVSVDFPTVEAMRQLAVFVVLPVGLGHAIGRSLPRRHRLDGPIASLVANLVILWIIAVVVAGNRDRIAGPSPRLLAALLTVNLLGYLAGNLGGRLLRIDPPMRRALTLEVGMQNAGLGTTMALTLFPDRPAAAIPCALYTFGCMFTGTALASWWSLRADRFPADPRPKPPERV, encoded by the coding sequence ATGCGATCTCTCCTGCTGCTGCTCTCGCTGGTGATCCTCTCGTCCCTGGCCTATGCCTGGCCGGGGCTCTTCGGCGCTGAGGCGTTTGACCCCTTCCTCGCCAGCCGGGGGGCCTTGTGGGCCTTGATCGCGCTGGCGATGTTCGCCATCGGCTGGCGATTGCCGGGGGACGAGGTGGCTCAGGTCGCCTTGCGATGGCCAAGCGTCCTTGGCGGCACGGCGATTCAGTATGTCAGCATGCCGTTATTGGCCGTGGCCACGGCCAGCGTCGCCCGGCTCGATGCCGACGCCACGGTCGGCCTGATGCTCGTCGGCTGCGTGCCGGGGGCGATGGCCTCGAACGTCCTGACCCTGATGGCCCGAGGCAACGTCAGTTACTCCGTCGGCCTGACCACGGCGGCGACCCTCGCCTCGCCGCTGGTTGTTCCCTTGGTGCTCCGCTGGACGCTCGGCGCCGTCTCGGTCGACTTCCCGACGGTCGAGGCCATGCGGCAACTGGCCGTGTTCGTGGTTTTGCCGGTCGGCCTCGGCCACGCGATCGGCCGATCGCTGCCGCGTCGGCATCGGCTCGACGGGCCGATCGCCTCGCTGGTGGCGAACCTGGTGATCTTGTGGATCATCGCCGTCGTCGTGGCCGGTAACCGCGACCGAATTGCCGGGCCGAGTCCCCGGCTGCTGGCCGCCTTGCTCACGGTGAACCTGCTCGGCTATCTGGCCGGGAACCTGGGCGGTCGGTTGCTCCGGATCGACCCGCCGATGCGGCGTGCCCTGACCCTCGAAGTCGGCATGCAGAACGCCGGCCTGGGCACGACGATGGCCCTGACCCTCTTTCCTGACCGCCCCGCCGCGGCTATTCCGTGCGCCCTGTACACCTTCGGCTGCATGTTCACCGGCACGGCCCTGGCCTCGTGGTGGTCGCTCCGCGCCGACCGATTCCCGGCCGACCCGCGCCCGAAGCCCCCCGAGCGGGTATGA
- the mog gene encoding molybdopterin adenylyltransferase: MTDTPPARIGIVTVSDRASRGEYEDRGGPAIHQYFTEVLTSAWEPVPRLVSDDREQIAATLMELADREDCPLIVTTGGTGPAPRDVTPEATIDVAEKLMPGFGELMRQVSLTKVPTAILSRQTAVIRGRSLIINLPGQPRAIAECLDAVMPAVPYCIDLIGGPRLETNPDRIAAFRPKK; the protein is encoded by the coding sequence ATGACCGACACTCCGCCCGCCCGCATCGGCATCGTGACCGTCTCCGACCGCGCCAGCCGAGGGGAATACGAGGACCGCGGCGGCCCGGCCATCCATCAGTACTTCACCGAGGTTTTGACCTCGGCCTGGGAGCCGGTTCCTCGGCTCGTCTCCGACGATCGCGAGCAGATTGCCGCGACCTTGATGGAGTTGGCCGACCGCGAAGACTGCCCCCTGATCGTCACCACCGGAGGCACCGGACCCGCTCCCCGGGACGTGACTCCTGAAGCCACGATCGACGTGGCCGAGAAGCTGATGCCCGGCTTCGGCGAGCTGATGCGGCAGGTCTCGCTCACCAAGGTGCCGACGGCCATCCTTTCGCGCCAGACGGCCGTCATTCGCGGGCGGTCGCTCATCATCAACCTGCCCGGTCAGCCCCGGGCGATCGCCGAATGCCTCGACGCTGTCATGCCCGCCGTGCCGTACTGCATCGACCTGATCGGCGGCCCCCGGCTGGAGACGAACCCCGACCGCATCGCCGCCTTCCGGCCGAAGAAGTGA
- a CDS encoding DUF1579 domain-containing protein, with amino-acid sequence MQSEPSREHRWLDALVGEWSYEMECLMGPDQPPMTTSGTEVVRSLGGLWTVAEIQGTTPDGQPTTSMMTLGFDPAAGRFTGTFVASVMTYLWSYQGSLDADSRILTLDAEGPSFSGAGLSKYQDIIELVDDDHRIMRSQLLSDDGTWISFMTMRYQRLSAAPGAARSLLSA; translated from the coding sequence ATGCAATCGGAACCCAGCCGCGAGCACCGCTGGCTCGATGCGCTCGTTGGGGAATGGTCGTATGAGATGGAGTGTCTCATGGGTCCGGACCAGCCGCCGATGACCACAAGCGGGACCGAGGTGGTCCGGTCGCTCGGGGGCCTCTGGACGGTGGCCGAGATCCAGGGCACGACGCCCGACGGTCAGCCGACGACTTCCATGATGACCCTCGGCTTCGACCCGGCGGCCGGCCGCTTCACTGGCACCTTCGTCGCCTCGGTGATGACGTACCTCTGGTCCTACCAGGGCTCCCTCGACGCCGATTCTCGTATCCTCACGCTCGATGCCGAAGGCCCGAGCTTCTCCGGCGCCGGGCTTTCGAAGTATCAGGACATCATCGAACTCGTCGACGACGATCACCGGATCATGCGATCGCAGCTCCTCTCTGACGATGGCACCTGGATCTCGTTTATGACCATGCGTTACCAGCGCCTTTCCGCCGCTCCGGGGGCCGCGCGCAGCCTGCTCTCCGCCTGA
- a CDS encoding M24 family metallopeptidase, whose translation MFDLPAIQDSLCQFGFDGWLLYDFRGNNVLSRRVLDLAHRPTGSRRFFYFIPKQGEPKKLVHRIEPGALDHLPGEATVYLRWQELEAGVQAMLGGSKRVAMEYAPRVSNPYIARIDAGVIELVRSFGVEVEPSGDLIQQFEASWTDEQWAMHQEATRVTTEAFNIAFGLIAERTAGGGSIRETEVQRLILDHFERHDLTTYSPPIVGVGPHSGDPHYEPKAGQDAEIREGDFVLIDLWGKCDRPGGVYSDLTRVGFVGTEVPEQFETIFQIVARARDAAIARVRNAFQTRTPLRGFEVDDAARHEIEAAGYGEAFIHRTGHSIGEETHGNGANMDNLETHETRLVLPRTCFSIEPGIYLPEFGVRSEVDVFIDAGGEVHVTGGLQTRVLPILSDPTASGQ comes from the coding sequence ATGTTTGACCTGCCCGCCATTCAGGACTCCCTCTGCCAGTTCGGCTTCGACGGCTGGCTCCTGTACGACTTCCGGGGGAACAACGTGCTGTCCCGGCGGGTCCTCGATCTGGCCCACCGGCCGACCGGGTCGCGGCGCTTCTTCTACTTCATCCCCAAGCAAGGGGAGCCGAAAAAGCTCGTCCATCGGATCGAGCCGGGGGCCCTCGACCACCTGCCGGGCGAGGCGACCGTCTACCTGCGCTGGCAGGAGCTGGAGGCCGGGGTCCAGGCGATGCTCGGCGGATCGAAGCGGGTGGCGATGGAATACGCCCCTCGGGTCTCAAACCCGTACATCGCCCGGATCGACGCCGGGGTCATCGAGCTGGTCCGCTCGTTCGGGGTCGAGGTCGAGCCCTCGGGCGACCTGATCCAGCAGTTCGAGGCGTCTTGGACCGACGAGCAATGGGCGATGCACCAGGAGGCGACCCGCGTCACGACCGAGGCCTTCAACATCGCCTTCGGCCTGATCGCCGAGCGAACCGCCGGGGGCGGCTCGATCCGGGAGACCGAGGTCCAGCGCCTGATCCTCGACCACTTTGAGCGCCACGACCTGACGACCTACTCGCCGCCGATCGTCGGGGTCGGGCCCCACAGCGGCGACCCGCACTATGAGCCGAAGGCCGGTCAGGACGCCGAGATCCGCGAGGGGGATTTCGTCCTGATCGACCTCTGGGGCAAGTGCGACCGGCCGGGGGGCGTCTACAGCGACCTGACCCGCGTCGGCTTCGTCGGGACCGAGGTGCCCGAGCAGTTCGAAACCATTTTCCAGATCGTCGCCCGGGCCCGAGACGCCGCGATTGCCCGCGTCCGGAACGCCTTCCAGACCAGGACACCCTTGCGCGGCTTCGAGGTCGATGACGCCGCTCGCCACGAGATCGAGGCCGCCGGCTACGGCGAGGCGTTCATCCACCGGACCGGCCACAGCATCGGCGAGGAAACGCACGGCAACGGTGCGAACATGGACAACCTCGAAACCCACGAAACGCGCCTGGTCCTCCCTCGAACCTGTTTCTCGATCGAGCCGGGGATCTATCTGCCCGAGTTCGGGGTTCGCTCCGAGGTCGATGTTTTCATCGACGCCGGCGGTGAGGTCCACGTCACCGGCGGCTTGCAAACCCGCGTCCTGCCGATCCTGAGCGACCCGACCGCCTCGGGCCAGTAA
- a CDS encoding amidase, producing the protein MIDLTQTNAREVARRVNAGELKAVEVARSALDRIEAHNARLRAFITVTAEQAMADAEAVDRAVAAGQSFPLAGVPLAVKDGFWTEGVRTTNGSNALLDFVPEADAESVARLRKAGCLLVGKTLMHEYAYGFTSQNPHFGDAHNPWDPARVPGGSTGGGAIALATGMALASVGGDTGGSVRQPSALCGVVGLKVTYGRVSRHGGIPLSWSMDTVGPMTRTVDDAALMLSVMAGADPKDPTTLPAPALPDPIMPDGASDLRGLRIGVPTGFFFDVAEPEVAASVRDAVEVLRGLGAAIVEVPFPAPEFARAAHRAIIFTEAAAAHESTARHMNNGLSDEVRNLLLAGLFFTGNQYLDGQRVRRVVIDEYRTLWRSFDVLATPTSPIVATPIGVQEVEAGGQMTPLVQLYLDHTLPFNLTGQPALSVPCGFSRSGLPIGLQLVGRPWDEATLLRVGAAYQGATHWTDRVPPGL; encoded by the coding sequence ATGATCGACCTCACCCAGACCAACGCCCGAGAGGTCGCCCGTCGGGTCAACGCCGGCGAGTTGAAGGCCGTCGAGGTGGCCCGTTCCGCGCTCGACCGGATCGAGGCCCACAACGCTCGCCTCCGCGCCTTCATCACCGTGACCGCCGAGCAGGCGATGGCCGACGCCGAGGCCGTCGATCGCGCCGTTGCGGCCGGCCAATCCTTCCCCCTGGCCGGGGTCCCCCTGGCCGTGAAGGACGGCTTCTGGACCGAAGGGGTGCGGACGACCAACGGCTCGAACGCCCTGCTCGACTTCGTGCCCGAGGCCGACGCCGAATCGGTCGCCCGCCTGCGCAAGGCCGGTTGCCTGCTGGTCGGCAAGACCTTGATGCACGAATATGCCTATGGGTTTACCAGCCAGAACCCCCACTTCGGCGACGCCCACAACCCCTGGGACCCCGCTCGCGTGCCCGGCGGCAGCACCGGAGGAGGGGCGATTGCCCTGGCCACCGGCATGGCCCTGGCGAGCGTCGGCGGCGATACGGGAGGGTCGGTCCGTCAGCCGTCGGCCCTCTGCGGAGTGGTCGGCCTGAAGGTGACGTACGGCCGGGTCAGCCGACACGGCGGGATTCCCCTGAGCTGGTCGATGGACACCGTCGGCCCAATGACCCGGACGGTCGATGACGCGGCCCTGATGCTCAGCGTCATGGCCGGGGCCGACCCGAAGGACCCGACCACCCTGCCCGCCCCGGCGCTCCCCGATCCGATCATGCCGGACGGGGCCAGCGACCTGCGAGGGCTTCGCATCGGCGTGCCGACGGGCTTCTTCTTCGACGTGGCCGAGCCGGAGGTGGCCGCCTCGGTCCGCGATGCGGTCGAGGTCCTACGAGGGCTCGGGGCTGCGATCGTCGAGGTCCCCTTCCCCGCCCCCGAATTCGCCCGAGCGGCCCACCGGGCGATCATCTTCACCGAGGCCGCCGCGGCCCACGAATCGACCGCAAGGCACATGAACAATGGCCTGAGCGATGAGGTCCGCAACCTCCTGCTTGCCGGCCTCTTTTTCACCGGCAACCAGTACCTCGACGGTCAGCGGGTGCGCCGGGTGGTCATCGACGAGTACCGAACTCTCTGGCGATCGTTCGACGTGCTCGCCACGCCGACCAGCCCGATCGTCGCCACACCGATCGGGGTGCAAGAGGTCGAGGCCGGGGGACAAATGACACCCCTGGTTCAACTTTACCTTGATCATACGTTGCCCTTTAACCTGACCGGCCAGCCGGCCCTGTCGGTCCCGTGCGGGTTCTCACGCTCGGGATTGCCGATCGGCCTGCAACTCGTTGGCCGACCGTGGGACGAGGCGACCTTGCTGCGGGTCGGGGCTGCATACCAAGGGGCCACCCACTGGACCGATCGGGTGCCGCCGGGCCTCTGA
- a CDS encoding arylsulfatase produces the protein MMKRTLQRIPCALLLGLGAGLLGLPAPEASAQDAKKPNIVIIWGDDIGRSNVSAYTMGLMGYRTPNIDRVAREGMIFTDYYGEQSCTAGRASFLTGQHGMRTGLTKVGLPGAELGLQAEDPSIATLLKAQGYATGQFGKNHLGDRNAYLPTVHGFDEFYGNLYHLNAEEEPEHPDYPKDPAFRAKYGPRGVLDTKATDVDDPTVDPRFGRVGKQVIEDTGPLTKKRMETIDDDIAARAVDFIERKAEGDEPFFVWVNFTHMHFRTHPKPESVGQAGRWMSEYADVMIDHDKNVGQVLDALDRLGLADDTFVMYSTDNGPHMNTWPDAAMTPFRNEKNSNWEGAYRVPAMVRWPGKIEAGSVSNEIVSHLDWLPTFLAMAGDPDIKEKLLEGYAVGDMTYKVHLDGYNLVPYLTGAEEEGPRESFIYCNDDQQVTALRFDNWKMVFLEQRAPGTLQIWAEPFVSLRVPKIFNLRTDPYERADITSNTYYDWLIDRVFLLVPAQDYVGNFLKTFIEYPPRQKAASFNLDEVMRKLQEGGQSN, from the coding sequence ATGATGAAGCGGACGCTGCAACGCATCCCTTGTGCGCTCCTCCTCGGTCTCGGTGCCGGATTGCTGGGGCTACCGGCTCCGGAGGCGTCGGCCCAGGATGCGAAGAAGCCGAATATCGTCATCATCTGGGGCGACGACATCGGCCGCTCCAACGTCAGCGCCTACACGATGGGCCTGATGGGCTACCGCACGCCGAACATCGACCGCGTTGCCCGCGAGGGGATGATCTTCACCGATTACTACGGCGAGCAGAGCTGCACGGCCGGACGCGCTTCGTTCCTGACCGGACAGCACGGCATGCGAACCGGCCTGACCAAGGTCGGCCTCCCCGGCGCGGAGCTGGGGCTGCAGGCCGAAGACCCTTCGATCGCGACCTTGCTGAAGGCGCAGGGTTATGCCACCGGCCAGTTCGGCAAGAACCACCTGGGCGACCGCAATGCGTACCTGCCCACGGTCCACGGTTTCGACGAGTTTTACGGCAACCTCTACCACCTCAACGCCGAGGAAGAGCCCGAGCATCCCGACTACCCGAAGGACCCCGCCTTCCGGGCGAAGTACGGCCCTCGGGGGGTGCTCGACACCAAGGCGACCGATGTTGACGACCCGACGGTTGACCCTCGCTTCGGCCGCGTCGGTAAGCAGGTCATCGAGGACACTGGCCCGTTGACCAAGAAGCGGATGGAGACGATCGACGACGACATCGCCGCCCGCGCCGTGGACTTCATCGAGCGTAAGGCCGAGGGGGACGAGCCGTTCTTCGTCTGGGTCAACTTCACGCACATGCACTTCCGGACCCACCCGAAGCCCGAGAGCGTCGGCCAGGCCGGGCGCTGGATGAGCGAGTATGCCGACGTGATGATCGACCACGACAAGAACGTCGGCCAGGTGCTCGACGCGCTGGACCGCCTGGGCCTCGCCGACGACACGTTCGTGATGTACAGCACCGACAACGGCCCGCACATGAACACCTGGCCCGATGCGGCCATGACCCCGTTCCGCAACGAGAAGAACTCGAACTGGGAAGGGGCCTACCGCGTGCCGGCGATGGTCCGCTGGCCGGGCAAGATCGAGGCCGGCAGCGTCTCGAATGAGATCGTCTCGCACCTCGACTGGCTGCCGACCTTCCTGGCCATGGCCGGCGACCCGGACATCAAGGAGAAGCTCCTGGAGGGCTACGCCGTCGGCGACATGACCTACAAGGTCCACCTCGACGGCTACAACCTGGTGCCCTACCTCACCGGGGCGGAGGAGGAGGGCCCTCGCGAGTCCTTCATCTATTGCAACGACGACCAGCAGGTCACCGCGCTGCGGTTCGATAACTGGAAGATGGTCTTCCTGGAGCAGCGTGCGCCGGGCACGCTCCAGATCTGGGCCGAGCCGTTCGTCAGCCTGCGGGTCCCGAAGATCTTCAACCTGCGGACCGACCCCTACGAGCGGGCCGACATCACCTCGAACACCTACTACGACTGGCTGATCGACCGCGTCTTCCTGCTCGTCCCGGCGCAGGACTACGTGGGCAACTTCCTGAAGACCTTCATCGAGTACCCGCCCCGCCAGAAGGCGGCCAGCTTCAATCTCGACGAGGTGATGCGGAAGCTTCAGGAGGGGGGGCAGAGCAACTAG
- a CDS encoding PEP-CTERM sorting domain-containing protein, which produces MVRRSIVLGMAALLGLGVQAQAGQIYVNSPLVTIDSVGGTVANAKYRLSNTGFDVSIDNAPSLVTAADQVTATLGNVATTSGQVFDFLLEHRAGEGIVFSLDGPGSLDRTVSWGTFTSSPGGSNKATLNGKLPPLAFNSLVLSARATQAGSSFAFDDLSFSGAGLSLVDGGFLSGTVTPSSGDPLGFVNQRLYSSVNLANVDWTLTGRISGTKLLTGGDETVRFNVGFQQVTATVVPEPSTLAMAGIGSVALAGIGLHRRRRQRQANPS; this is translated from the coding sequence ATGGTTCGTCGATCCATCGTTCTCGGAATGGCGGCCTTGCTAGGGCTGGGCGTTCAGGCTCAGGCGGGGCAAATCTACGTCAACTCTCCCTTGGTGACGATCGACTCGGTCGGCGGCACCGTGGCCAATGCCAAGTATCGCCTGTCGAACACGGGCTTTGATGTGAGCATCGACAATGCTCCCAGCCTTGTTACCGCGGCCGACCAGGTGACGGCCACGCTGGGCAACGTGGCCACGACCAGCGGCCAGGTGTTCGACTTCCTGCTGGAACACCGCGCCGGCGAGGGAATCGTCTTCAGTCTCGACGGGCCGGGATCGCTCGATCGGACGGTCTCGTGGGGCACGTTCACCAGCAGTCCGGGAGGCTCGAACAAGGCCACGCTGAATGGCAAGCTGCCCCCGTTGGCCTTCAACTCGCTGGTGCTGAGCGCTCGGGCGACGCAGGCGGGCTCGTCGTTCGCATTCGACGACCTGAGCTTCTCCGGCGCCGGTCTGTCGCTCGTCGATGGCGGCTTCCTGTCGGGCACGGTCACGCCCAGCAGCGGCGATCCGCTGGGCTTTGTCAATCAACGGCTGTATTCCAGCGTAAACCTGGCCAATGTCGACTGGACCCTGACCGGGAGGATTTCGGGCACCAAGCTGCTGACCGGCGGCGACGAGACGGTGCGGTTCAATGTCGGGTTCCAGCAGGTGACGGCAACGGTCGTGCCCGAACCGTCAACACTGGCGATGGCCGGAATCGGCTCGGTGGCGCTGGCCGGAATCGGTCTGCACCGCCGACGACGACAGCGGCAGGCCAACCCGAGCTGA
- a CDS encoding NAD(+)/NADH kinase translates to MSEPSSTPAEPLRIAVLGNATKPDVIAVSKGLVAEVEGQPGLTLAVFDLGSESDLSGLEADIALVLGGDGTVLHTARRMGDHPIPVLGVNLGRLGFLADLTPTGLRDRLGDLAARRFTVENLMTLDCTIRRPDGQTLMFRGLNDVVLRAAPPFHLIELGLRIDGESVISYRGDGLILATPVGSTGHSLSAGGPILPPNAQMFVITPICAHTLTQRPLVDASHKWYEVIPRLTEGQAVTAVIDGQVQQPLAPGDRLAVRRGETPFPMVRLSGHLFYRTLRDKLGWGTDPALDRRSGTGGL, encoded by the coding sequence ATGTCCGAGCCCAGCAGCACGCCTGCCGAACCGTTGCGGATTGCCGTGCTCGGCAACGCCACCAAGCCCGATGTGATCGCGGTGTCGAAAGGACTGGTCGCGGAGGTCGAGGGGCAGCCGGGGCTGACGCTGGCCGTTTTCGATCTGGGAAGCGAGTCCGACCTCTCGGGGCTGGAGGCCGATATTGCCCTGGTTCTCGGCGGAGACGGCACCGTCTTGCACACGGCTCGACGCATGGGGGACCACCCGATCCCGGTGCTCGGCGTCAATCTCGGGCGGCTCGGCTTCCTGGCCGACCTGACCCCGACCGGTCTCCGCGATCGTCTGGGCGACCTCGCCGCGCGGCGCTTCACGGTCGAGAACCTCATGACGCTCGATTGCACCATCCGTCGGCCCGATGGCCAGACCCTCATGTTTCGCGGGCTCAACGATGTCGTCCTGCGGGCCGCGCCTCCCTTTCACCTGATCGAGCTGGGCCTGCGGATCGACGGCGAGAGCGTCATCAGCTACCGAGGGGACGGCCTGATCCTGGCCACGCCGGTCGGCTCGACCGGCCACAGCCTCTCGGCCGGCGGCCCCATCCTGCCGCCGAACGCCCAGATGTTCGTCATCACGCCGATCTGTGCTCACACGCTCACCCAGCGTCCCCTGGTCGATGCCTCGCACAAGTGGTACGAGGTCATCCCGAGGCTGACCGAGGGGCAGGCCGTCACCGCTGTCATCGACGGCCAGGTGCAGCAACCGCTCGCTCCCGGCGATCGCCTCGCCGTCCGTCGCGGCGAAACCCCGTTCCCGATGGTCCGCCTCTCCGGCCATTTGTTCTATCGGACCCTCCGCGACAAACTCGGCTGGGGGACCGACCCCGCCCTCGATCGCCGATCCGGCACCGGGGGCCTCTGA
- a CDS encoding Ca2+-dependent phosphoinositide-specific phospholipase C: MIVPWLLVSLVLPTVGDGASDPITDDLRLNQVQVIGTHNSYHLAPSPGVMASIATLSPRQAEALDYSHRPLAEQFGRLRIRQIELDVFADPNGGLYARPMARAALIERGEDPGPDPNRNGVLDQPGPKVLHVQDIDYLTTASTLADALAQVRDWSKANPDHLPILILIELKDRAVPGLSPPAPIDAEALDTIEQTLRSAFEPEHLLTPDNVRGEFDTLPDALQTRGWPRLAEVRGRVVFALDNTDAIRDLYLDEHPNLAGRVMFADAGSTDHPAASWFKRNDPIAQFDDIQALVRAGFLVRTRADANTRQARSGDTTQRDRAFASGAQFVSTDYPEPDPRFSPYRVTLPDQAEAIANPVALGRGARDPADP; this comes from the coding sequence ATGATCGTCCCGTGGCTTCTCGTTTCGCTCGTGCTGCCGACCGTCGGCGATGGTGCGTCCGATCCGATCACCGACGACCTCCGCCTGAATCAGGTCCAGGTCATCGGCACTCACAACTCGTACCACCTCGCTCCCAGTCCCGGCGTGATGGCCTCGATCGCCACGCTCAGCCCCCGGCAAGCCGAGGCGCTCGACTACTCGCATCGTCCCCTGGCCGAGCAGTTCGGCAGGCTCCGGATCCGTCAGATCGAGCTGGACGTCTTCGCCGACCCCAATGGCGGCCTCTATGCCCGTCCGATGGCCCGCGCGGCCCTCATCGAACGCGGCGAAGACCCCGGCCCCGACCCGAACCGAAACGGAGTCCTCGACCAACCCGGCCCGAAGGTCCTCCACGTGCAGGACATCGACTACCTGACCACCGCCTCGACCCTGGCCGATGCCCTCGCTCAGGTCCGCGACTGGTCGAAGGCCAATCCCGATCACCTGCCCATCCTCATTCTCATCGAGCTGAAAGACCGCGCCGTGCCGGGTCTTTCCCCGCCGGCCCCGATCGACGCCGAGGCCCTCGACACGATCGAGCAAACCCTCCGATCGGCCTTCGAGCCCGAGCATCTGCTCACCCCCGACAACGTTCGAGGCGAGTTCGACACCCTTCCCGACGCCCTCCAGACCCGAGGCTGGCCCCGGCTGGCCGAGGTCCGCGGCCGGGTGGTCTTCGCGCTCGACAACACCGACGCGATCCGGGACCTCTATCTCGACGAGCACCCGAACCTCGCCGGGCGCGTGATGTTCGCCGACGCCGGAAGCACCGATCACCCCGCCGCCTCCTGGTTCAAGCGGAACGACCCGATCGCGCAGTTCGACGACATCCAGGCACTCGTCCGGGCCGGTTTCCTCGTCCGGACCCGAGCCGATGCCAACACCCGTCAGGCCCGATCGGGCGACACGACCCAGCGTGACCGGGCCTTCGCCAGTGGCGCTCAGTTCGTCAGCACCGATTACCCCGAGCCCGACCCCCGGTTCTCCCCTTACCGCGTCACGCTTCCCGACCAGGCCGAGGCAATTGCGAACCCGGTCGCCCTGGGACGCGGTGCCCGAGATCCAGCCGATCCCTGA